The genomic stretch TTTAATAACCATATCAAGGGAAACAATCCAGTGCCTTGATGAAAGGGTTTATATTAGAAGCTCTGAGCATATACTTTCTTAGTTTTGAAAGATTAACCTTAGAGATTATGGAGTTTAATACCACTTATTTGCAGAGAAGAAAATTGGAGTCCCAGAACATCAAGTGATCTGCTCCAGTTTCCATATCTAGTGACAGAATTAGGATCAATATCTGAGTCTCCTGCCTTCCGGGCCAGTTAATGTTCTTTCTATCATACCATGCTGAAGCAATAGGAGTTCCAGACAACAAGTGATGAGGGCCAGCATTCTTTGCACTGGATTGTCAGGACTTGGAATAGAGTATGCAGAACCATAGAATACAAAAGCCTGTACTGGCACATAGCATAGCAGGACAAGACTTACTGTGTGACTTCTCTATACTTTGTAATAAGAGGTTGTGAGTTTGATGTTACTTATTCTGttactggaaaaaaatgacacagagTACAAGTGTTCTGAGTCCAAAATTCAAAGCAGTTTACATCTGTAAAATTTTTAGAGAGGATATAAGTGACTGTTCAGTTACTCAGTTTCAAAGTAAAGCCTTTTCGTGATAATCTGtatgttttgattttaaaaaatcaacaactaaATAGGTTTATAGActgcttccatttttaaatgcCAGAACTAGAACCTTAACCCAAGGATTACAAATTCAAATGTGTACATGCATGCATTGCGAATTGGTTACCAGAAGCCCTTTTGAAGGAATCTGCTGCTGTGTCAACTGCACCTGATTGTTGCCATGTAGGAATGCAGGTCCAGTATTGGAAACTCTtatgatttttcaagaaaatccagaaatacctcccaattttaaaataacatcaactTGAATTTAAGACCATTTTAAGTATTGTATGGACCAACAACCTCATGTCTGTGAGCCATATTTAGCCCTTCAGTTTATACCCTCTGCTTAACCAAAAAAGGTCTTTGGTAATCCATTTAAGCATTCCCATGAGGTCAAATGGAGCACCTCTTCTAGTCCTGAGGCATTTGGAATTTGAAATAAGGGATATACTTCAGGCATTTTCCTTTTGTACAGCCTACATATTATAGATCTTCAGGTGAGGTTTAGGGCAGCTCCCTGATTCAAAGTTTGAGAACCCATGCTGTAACTTTGTTGCTCTAAATAAAAGACTAGGCAATTCTCATGCCATTTCCTTGTCACAGAATGCTTCAGAGAGGCTCTGTAGATAGCGAAAAAGATGGAGGGCCCCAGTTTGCAGAAGTGTTTGTCATTGTCTGGTTTGGTGCAGTTACCATCACCCTCAACTCAAAACTTCTTGGAGGAAACATGTGAGTATTATTAAAATGCATCCCTTTTCCCTTGCCAGGTTGCATatcttagatttttaaggaagtctggctagttatatatttttcaaaaagaaaaatcaaaataaatgagaGCCAAAAAGAAGGTTCTCTTAAAACCACTGAACAGAGATAACCTAGTTGAATTAAATTACCTTAAATTATCTGGGGTCCTTTGATAAGCTTCAGTGCTCTCGCTCCAGCCCCTGAAATCATAGGCAGAATTTTTTGTGTTAGAAGATTATGTCTGTCTTTGGGAACAGATGGTCCATAGTTTTCAACAAATTCTGAAATAGGTCTGTAAACCACAAAAGATTAAGAAACACCATTCTTAGAGGTTCAGTGGGAGAAGGAGGTCTCCAGGAATTAGAGCAGATCATCTAGATACTAGATGGCTGACTCTTAAGGAGTTtaagcagagaggaggagagtaTGGGGAGAGCAAAACTAAAGCGCATGTTTAATACAGAGGCCTATCCTTATAAAATCAACATTAGGGTATAGGTATTATGTATCTGAAGGAAGGTAATGATCCATGATACATAGAAATCTGTGTAATAAACTGTATCATGATACAGATCAGTTATATTTATGATCTTTATGGGTGTATGTTgttttttagatctttttttcAGAGCCTCTGTGTGCTGGGTTACTGTATACTTCCCCTGACGGTGGCAATGCTGGTTTGCCGGCTGGTACTTTTGGCCGAGCCAGGACCAATAAACTTCATGGTCCGGCTTTTTGTGGTGATCGTGATGTTTGCCTGGTCTATAGTAGGTAAGAACGTACTTATCTCTACAGTAACAGAGCAGACCGAAACATGAGTTAGAGATGAAGATCAGATGAGGAGGAGTGTAACTTATAAGTTACATATGAGTGATATGATTCTTGCCAGTGTCATCCATAGAACCGTCTTCTCTCAGTAGGGATAATGTTCATCTTATCTGAGTTGGCTATCTGGACTTCCGAGATGTGGAGAGTCacgtcttttttttcttttcaatccttAAATAGTGGATAGGGTTGAAAAAGGAGATTACACTAGACCTAGCTTAGTCCTGGCATATAGGAGGCATAGGTGACTTGAGAAATGGCTTGAGCCTTTTCCTGACAAATTAATCATAATAATAGCCAGCATTTACCAATTGCTTACTGTAGGCCAGGCACTTTCATAAGTACTTCATacatactatctcatttaaccctcacaacaaccctaataaataaaaacagttatTACTGGtcccatttttatagatgaggaacagacccagagaggttaagcaacttgccctaGGACACATAACTAGTGAATAGGGGAATCAAGTTTCAAACCCAACCAGATCACATACCTGTTTAGAAATGTACTATACTACCTCCCAGTATAGGTTGTTAAGTATCATAGTACTTGTCTGCTTCAGTAGAAAATTCTGCTAAAGATTAGTGAGAGCCTGTAGCACTGGCAATGAATGCTATTTGCTCATTGTTTGTACTTTCCTAAAATTCTCTTAAAATTCCACCTTAAACTGGAAGTGTTCACTAGCTTCTTTTTAATGGGATAGACAGACTGCCTAATATTTTTATGTGCAATACCATCTCTTTGGAACACGGTTAAAAGCCAAGAAGTAATCCAAAAGTAAGGTCTGAGAATGCCAGAATTGATATTCCAAGGATTGTATTAAGCTTGGGTGCTTTAACTACCCATGGAAGAGCCCCTCATTCCCTCACTTAGAGTCTGATAATTTACTGTACATGTAGTTCTGAATAGCTTAGTTATCAAGTGTCCAGGCCCACAGTGGTTCAGCAAGTAGAATCTTAGATGAGGGAGAAGTTCCTgtaattcagcaaatatgtattaagcacagactgtgtgtcaggcattgtgctaggcatGGTCTCTATCCTCCGAGTTCACAATCTAGGCATAAAGGTTTtccaggtgggcagtggaagTCTATGCAGTGTATAGTGGGGACACAGAAGAGGTAAGTGGGCAGTTCTACCTGGGGTGGCAGGATACCAGATGGTTGTTCAGGAAAGGTTTCCTTGAAGGGTGATTATCGATGAGTAAAAAGATGAGTATATGTTTCCTGGATGGACAAGAGGATTGGCATCTAAAAGAGCTGATAACTTATTAAGAACAAGTACTCAAAAAACACAGCAGTGTGAGGCCATTTGCCATGGGAGTTTTGTAAGCCTATTTAGCACAGTTCAGTAACTTCTCAGAAAAGGGTAAGAAACCCCTTTTAGAAAGGTTTCCATCTTAAATGGTTGAAACCTTTCAAAGCTTTCATACTTGAAACAGGTAGCCCTCAGCTGTCCAGAAAACTATGCTGCCAAATGCCTTTTTCTCTGAGGATCACAAATGTAACTGAACTTATAGTATATAATTCTGTGTCCCAGACTATGTCAGGCCCCTTCAAGTTTAGTAAATGTTAGTAGTTGTGACAGTCTTATTGTATTAAATATGCCTTTTTGttgtcttgttttgctttgtttagcCTCTACAGCTTTCCTTGCTGATAGCCAGCCTCCAAACCGCAAAGCCCTTGCTGTTTATcctgttttcttgttttactttgtCATCAGTTGGATGATTCTCACCTTCACTCCTCAGTAAAtcaggaaatggaaattaaaaaccagGGAATTCAAAGCTCATTTCAAAGATGCAATTCACCGTGGAGTTTTGCCTTTGGCCCTCTTTTGTCTAATTTTGGAGGTATTTGGTAACTGGGTATATGAGGAGATTAAAAGGGAACCATAAAGCACCGTCACCATTTATGTAAGGAACTGATGTTTGAAAGGCCGTCCTTTCCTTCttaatgttatttctttaaaatatgtgtgcATAGTACACACAGTATAATGCCTCCTTAAGGCATGATGGGGTCACTGTGGTCCATTTGGGTGACAACCAATGACTTGGGAAGCACATGGATACATCCTGCAAGTTGAACAGAGTTGGTAactatattttcagttttgagaATACCAGTTCAGGTGCAGCTCTTAAACATATTGCCTTATGACTATTAGAATATGCCTCTCTTTTCATAAATAATAAGGGATAGTCTATTTTACTTCTCTTAAGCTTAAAAAGACAATGACAGAGGTTGGGAAAGGGGTACACAGATGTGGGAGGAGAAAACATCTAAGCAAAATTCAGATTTTGATTAGAGAAAACTCTGCACTTGTTGcttaaaaagaagcaaaggacATCTAAAACATAGGCTTTTTTAGTCTTTCTGTATAGTCACCTTTCTGCCATGCTTAATAGCAGCTCAGTGacactcttaattttttttaacatctttattggagtataattgctttacaatggtgtgttagtttctgctttatgacaaagtgaatcagttatacatatacatatgttcccatatctcttccctcttgcgtctccctccctcccaccctccctatcccacccctctaggtggtcacaaaccactgagctgatctccctgtgctgtgcggctgcttcccactagctatctattttacgtttggtagtgtatctatgtccatgccactctcactttgtcacagcttacccttccccctccccatgtcctcaagtccatcctctagtaggtctgtgtctttattcccgtcttacccctaggttcttcatgaccttttttttttttcttggattccatatatatgtgttagcatatagtatttgtttttctctttctgacttacttcactctgtatgacagactctaggtccatccacctcactacaaataactcaatttcgtttctttctatgccTGGACActcttaatttttaatcttaCTCCCCAGTTCTGCATATGCAAGCTAAGGTGTTAGCAGTCAACTTGTAATTTTCCTTTGACTGAAGCTCTCAGTGGACCAATGCTTGAACTTACCCAAGTAGAAGACCTCAGAAATTTAGATTGGTAGGTCCCTAATGCATATTATCATGTGGGCACCTTCTCTTAAGGGTAGAATGAGGCAGTTTGGATACAGCATAGCTGTAAGGAATTTCTTGCTATTCTGTGTAGTCTGGCCTCTAACTAAAAAGTAAAGCTAAATCAAAGGCTGCATTTAACCATGTAAACATGGAGGGATTTAGTGTTCTAATGGCTGATTTCACAGAACAACTAGATGCTTAAGAGCATGAGGTAGGATGAGTTGAGTTTACAGCTGCCGCCTTCTCATAGTGGGCTTAGCAGTTTTTTCATTAGGTGTGTTTTTCGGGTTGGGGATAGCagtttattttcttggttttagACTTTATTTGTAAAGCCAATTAGCTCTCCTTTAGAGAAGTACTTTTTTGCACATGTGCACCTACTTGTATTCTCAGCTATTTATGCACACAAGTGTGAAGGCTTTTCAGGGAGCAGAGTGTCTGGGACAGGCTGATTCTGAGCTAATCAGGGTTCTTTTAAGGTAATATGAGCTGCTGCCTTCTATAAATTGCACAGTGAAAAACTCTTAATAGACAAAGATTAGGAGTCAGGCAGAAAACATTCATTGTAAATATAGTTACTTATAAAGATAGGAATTTCTTATTccacattttttctttatcatggagtttaaatatttattcactggTATTTAAAGATGACCTATGcatagatatataatttttaaaatatactttctccATCCCCAGATTAACCAAATGAACAATACTAGGACAAATGAGTACTTGGAATGATATTCAATTACAGAGCATTACAAAATTGGTCCCCTCTGTCTCAGCATTGCCTAGATATTTTGGTTATGTATTTGTTTCAATTTCCCCTTTAAGTTTCAAAATAAACCCTGTTAGGACAAAGCCAATGTTTCAGtcttgataaagaaaatattttgaaactggttctgattttaaaattggTCCTAAATTATCATCCATTTCCATTGTCTGAAAGTTTCTAACTTCCCACTAAAAACATCTCTCTTCCGAAGTTATTTTGTAATCTATCCCAATGATTATAatgtaaaattaaagaaataatcatgCTTCTCAAAAGGGAATTAAATCTTCACTGAATTTTACTCAGGCTAAATATTTGGTCAGAAATTCCTAAGGCCACAACTTTGGtcgggtttgtgtgtgtgtgaggggggtaTTATACATATTGGGTGTTAAGGCAACTTGTTCTGTGTTTTAATCTGTTGCTTTTGGGTGACTTAGGGAATGGTTTTATTTGATTTAAATGAAGGCGGGTAAAATGGAGATTTAATTATCTTTCTGAAAATGAGTGGTCAATTTGagggtataaataaatattttcttaatatattcaaAAAAGTGCATTGCTTTCTGTCACAGAAGACCTGAGTATCTGGAAGTTGTAACCCTCAACACAGCTTTCCCTGATTTGCTGCAGAGGCACGTGGCTAATTATAGAAAGGAAGACTAGAAGGGAAGGGGACTCCAACAAAGGAAACCCTGTTCCGGGAATTGGAAGGTTTCACGCTTTAGATGAAATTCAAGCATGTGATGTGCATTACTGCCATCATGGCTTATCACTTGCTGCTCCTGCTTCTGAGATTGAGACTCCGTTGTCATATTCTTTAGCAATAGGAAAGGTGAAGACTGGATTTAATTGCTGTTCAGATTATAAATACTCAATTGATGTGAACATCTTTTTTGCAGTGTAGTCTTAAAAGTCAATCATTAAACgtcaagtcttttgcctcttaaGTGGTTTATTACATGAGTTGAGTTGTATCTTTTCATTGTGGGGATTTTCTTTTGGGCAAGGTGAGGGGGTCACAGGGCATGGGGCTAGTAAGCATTTTACTGtttactgtatttgtctttttataaaGTGTCCCCCAGAATGTGATTAGAAGGCTAACAAGCCTATATTTGAAGGTTTAATTGTGTACGTTATATAATCTAAGTACTTATTGTATTTGAACTTCCTGTTTATTCCtggagatgaaaatgaaaatctccCATCATTTCCAATTCTTGGATAACATCAAGTCATTGAAATTTATCTAAAGCCTGTCATGATATGATCAGACATCCATTGCATGCAGTTGTTTTATTCCAGAGTAAAATACTGAAATTGTGCTTCTTAATTAAACTGTTCATTTCTGAGACAATTTGGATAGAAATAAATGTGTgaatgttaatgcatatatgtaaatTAGAAATACTTTTTTAGATTCGTgggcttttattaaaaataaagaatttctagGGATTTACTTAGGTCATAAGATGGCTAAATAATAATGTGACAATAATATTACTacaaataatagctaacatttattgggcacttactgtgtgccagacactactctatttttttaagaattttttgtaacagctttattgggatacactttaccataaaattcacccttttaaagtaatatacaattcagtgatttttcagtatattcacataattgtgcaactatcaccactgtctCATTTTAGAGCATTCCCATCACTtcacaaagaaaccccaaagccATTAGCAGTCAtcccctttttcccttttccccagcccctggcaaccatcagtctgctttctgtctctatggatttggcCAGGCACTATTCTTAAGTGCTTTTTATGCATCTCCTCCAATCTTCAACATAAAGTGGTACAATCCTCATTTCACTGGtagaaaattgaggcacagaaaggttaagtaaattgtccaaggttacacagtgaattgatttaaaataggaaaacacaTTAGCTGAGATCATAGTAGGACACAGTTTTGAATTGCATTGTTATACGCGTGAAATGAATACACCTCCTCCCCAGGGTATGTTCCCTGTTACTAGCCATTACAACGTACAGCTCACTGGAGGTCAATAACTCGTTTTTTTCTGAGTACTGGAATACTATATTAGCATCTGAGAAAGACACAGCGGTTATACATTGGGAAGAGTTAGGTTTGCTGCCCTCACTCCTCCTTGAGccccttttctttcccctcctcccaccaccagaCACATACACCCCTCCCCTTTTTCTCAAAGTCTTAAGAATCAAGCAGCTTCTGcctcttttgttttaattctccCAGTGGGATGGTTAACACATCAAAATTTAACGTGTCTATTCAGGTGTTTATAGTCAAGGGATGCCTCTGGTCACATGTAGTACCAGCTATATTCCTAAGACCTCAGAGAGCAGTAGTGTGAAAATAGAATGCCTTTCTATTTGGGTTAAACTAGGTGGGGTAAAGAAATAACACAGTAAATAAAGGCTTTGCCTTAATGAAGTCAGTGCTCCAGCCTGGTAGGAAGTGGCTATACGCTGCTCTTGTTCACTCTGTTCTCTTTTAGAGCCTTTGTATTCTGCACCATCTCTGCTGGTAATTTCTTGGTCCTCTTTGATGCTCTGTTTTAATCCTGATTTTTCCTATAAATAAAGAACCTGTGAAAAGAATAAATCTGCAAAATGATTTGTGAATATTAGATGtgcaaataaaaaacactggAAAAGGAGAATTTGCACATGCCTGTTCTTGTGCTGAAACGCATGGGGATATTTCCTGCATACTGTTTTCAGGTATATTGTCATCAGAAAATATTGAATGCTGTGTAGGATTGCACAGGTAGCAAGTTAGGAAGTCACATTTACTGAGCAAATATTTACCAGATGCTATAATAGCCATTTTATAAACAGTACTGCTCCCAGTGAATTTAAGGTTCTTGCCTTGTCGCAAAAGAATTCGGAGACAAGCAGGGAGTTAAGAAAGTAAAGTGAGGATTTATTTAAGCAAGAATACGCTCTCAGAGGGAGAGCAGACAAATGGGTGAGGAGCTGCTGCCCTGGGTTTCTCTGGCAAGCCGGTTATGAGGGGCATACAAATAAAGGGGCAGAGTATtcactggggaaggaggggtTTGGGGGTCGTATTCCCTGATTTTCATCCCAGCTCTATCTtcctgaggggaggagggatttctgttcttatttggCTTAGATCAGAAGTATCATGGTGTCAGTGCATGATGGGTACTTCTCATCTGTaaggctaattttattgtaatgagagCATAATGAGCAACAGGTCACATTCGGACATAGGAGATTCCTGTCTTTCCCCACCTTTCTTTGTCTGCTTCCAGGACACTTATCACCCAAAACGTGTGGTTTActgtcagtctggaggttcctgctttcttaacatctttattggagtataattgctccacattggtgtgttagtttctgctgtacaacagagtgaatcagctatacatatacatatgttcccatatctcctccctcttgcgtctccctcccaccctccctatcccacccctctaggtggtcacaaagcaccgagctgatctccctctgctatgcagctgcttcccactagctagctattttacacttggtagtatttataagtccatgccactctctcacttcgtcccagcttacccttccccctccccgtgtcctcaagtccattctctatgtctgcatctttattcctgtcctgcccctagattcttcggaactattttttttttgattccatatatatgtgttagcatatggtatttgtttttctctttctgacatacttcactctgtatgacagactctaggtccatccacctcactacaaacaactcaattttgtttctttttatggctgagtaatccactgtatatatgtgccacatctttatccattcatctgttgatgaacacttaggttgcttccatgtcctggctattgtagagctgcaatgaacattgtggtacatgactctttttgaattatggttttctcagggtatatgcccagtagtgggattgctgggtcatatggtagttctatttgtagttttttaaggaacctccatactgttctccataatggctgtatcaatctacattcccaccaacagtgcaagagggtacccttttctccacaccctctccagcatttgtttgtagattttttcatggtagccattctgagtggtgtgaggtgatacctcattgtagttttgatttgcatttctctaacgattagtgatgttgagcattctttaatgtgtttgttggcaatctgtatatcttctttggagaaatgtctgtgtaggtctttgcccatttttggattgggttgtttgtttttttaatattgagctgcatgggctgcttgtaaattttggagtttaatcctttgtcagttgcttcatttgcaaatattttcttccattctgagggttgtcttttggtcttgtttatggtttcctttgctgtgcaaaagcttttaagtttcattaagtcccatttgtttaattttatttttatttccacttctctaggaggtgggtcaaaaaggatcttgctgtgatttatgtcatagagtgttctgcctatgttttcctctaagagttttatagtgtctggccttacatttaggtctttaatccattttgagtttatttttgtgtatgatgttagggagtattctaatttcattcctttccatgtagctgtccagttttcccagcaccaattattgaagaggctgtcttttcgccattgtatattcttgtggTGTCTGCCCATGGACCCTCACTGTTTACAAGATGTGTGATTTCCTGCCATCAGGCCCCTGCCTCCATTTCTCTGCTCATATCTAGCTACTGCCTGCTGTAACATTCCCCTCTCAAGGAGTCTGGGACCCTTAAAATCTTTTAGGAGGCAGAGGGACCAACAGTCCATCTTATGTAACGGCTTCAAGCTGAGCATGGGTGTTGTCCCTACCTGTGGGTCCAGATCTCCTTACTGTCTGTCAGAGATAGGGGTCTTGGGATTGTTGACAGAGGTGGAGAGTGGGGAGTAGAAGGAAGCAACAACTTTGTCCAGCAGGTGTTGATGGTCCCCTTCGTCAGGTGGGATGGGTTGAAATCCCTGGCGTAGCATCATTTGAAGCTGGAGTTGTTGCATTCTTGGATCTGTGatgtttctttgtcctttttgaaTAAAAGCTTCAGGTCCTGTAGAGGCTTGATCATCCACCTGGATTTGTTGCAGGAATGGGGACCCCTTtcagggcctgagagtgggctcgTCTAACACTCGGAAGTGCATTGTCCAAGGAGACACTGTGCTGACAAAGCAGGAGACTTTATTGGGAGGGGGCACTTGGGTGGAGACCAGGaaggtaagggaacccaggaggactgctcttccacgtggctcacagtctcaggttttatgatGGTGGGGTTAGTTttcaggttgtctctggccagtcattctgactcagggtccttcctggtggcgcacgCATCAGTCAGCAAAGCTGAATTCCagcgaggaggattctgggaggttggtaggacatatggactggtgtCTCCTTTTGACGTTTCCTGAATTTTTCCTgttggtggtggcttgttagttccatgttccttaccaggacctcctgtcatAAAATAACTCATGCAAATGGTTATTGTAGTGCTGGCCAGGGTGGgtggtttcagtcagtgtttcctCTAACAACTCCCGCCTGAGACTTCATACTCAAGATACTTCTTGGGAATCGGGGCAGAGGTCTGTTTCTTCTGTAACTACTTCCTGCTGAGAGTGGGCATAGTCCTGCCTAGTAGAGTAGAAGTCTCTCTCCACCTGATCTAAATCGAGGTATTCTGTGCCCGAAACCAGCATTCACTCTTGTAGTAACAATTTAGCTTGAAACTGTTGGACCCTGTTGGAGATGAACCTTGTAAGCAGTTGAAACAGACAGGGGCCAAACAAGAGGCCTAACAGGATGGTCATCACCAGGCCcagaaaaggaaggcaaaatTTGGGATGTGgactgcagggtgtgtgactttcttctgattggtttgtGGCATGGTAACTgggtggtgctccaggaatcttgtgctcagcctgaagttaccatcctccacctgagtGGGGGCCTCAGTTCTACAGAAggactcaaagatattgttatgcatattccttgaggaggaaccaggaccctgccccaaggctgcaccacCATTTGACTGCTCCTCCCGTTtctgcatcccttcccttccctgattagaaactgtttgaatctgccctttggaactcagggaaggtctaggaggctgaatgaagtctATATCCTACAAACaggaaacaggggacacagaaagg from Phocoena phocoena chromosome X, mPhoPho1.1, whole genome shotgun sequence encodes the following:
- the YIPF6 gene encoding protein YIPF6 isoform X1 encodes the protein MAEAAESPGDPGTATPRPLFAGLSDISISQDIPVEGEITIPMRSRIREFDSSTLNESVQNTIMRDLKAVGKKFMHVLYPRKSNTLLRDWDLWGPLILCVTLALMLQRGSVDSEKDGGPQFAEVFVIVWFGAVTITLNSKLLGGNISFFQSLCVLGYCILPLTVAMLVCRLVLLAEPGPINFMVRLFVVIVMFAWSIVASTAFLADSQPPNRKALAVYPVFLFYFVISWMILTFTPQ
- the YIPF6 gene encoding protein YIPF6 isoform X2 gives rise to the protein MAEAAESPGDPGTATPRPLMRDLKAVGKKFMHVLYPRKSNTLLRDWDLWGPLILCVTLALMLQRGSVDSEKDGGPQFAEVFVIVWFGAVTITLNSKLLGGNISFFQSLCVLGYCILPLTVAMLVCRLVLLAEPGPINFMVRLFVVIVMFAWSIVASTAFLADSQPPNRKALAVYPVFLFYFVISWMILTFTPQ